The Candidatus Eisenbacteria bacterium genome contains the following window.
AGAGGAGCGCCACGAGGGCGAGGCCCACGTACACGGCGGGACTCGTCCTTCGCACGCTCACGCCGCGGCCTCCGCCGACCCTCGTCCCAGCAGGCGTCGCTGGACCAGGAGGATGAGTCCCACGAGCACGAGGAGCAGGAACGCGAGCGCGGAAGCGTATCCCATCTGGAAGTGATAGAAGGCGCGCTCGTAGAGGTAGTAGACGAGCGTGAGCGTGCTCTCGAGCGGCCCGCCGCGCGTGAGCACGAAGGGCTCGATGAAGATCTGGAACGAGCGGATCGTGTTCAGGAGCACGACGAAGAGGAGCACGGGCCGCACGTGCGGGAGGACGATCTTCCGCTCGACCCGGAGCCGCGAGATCCCCTCGAGGCGCGCGGCCTCGAGCTGCTCGTCGGGGAGCGTCTTCCGCGCGGCGAGGATGAGGATCGCGTAGTACCCGACGCTCGCCCACACGTCCATCAGCATGATCGACGGAAGGGCTAGCGAGGGATCCTGGAGCCAGTGGACGCGCGGGAGTCCCGCCGACGCCAGCCAGCCGTTCAGGAGCCCTTCCTCCGCGTAGAGCGACTTGAACACGAGCGAGATCACGACCATGGAGAGGGTCGCGGGGAAGAAGATCGCGGCGCGGAAGAAACCCTGCGCGCGGCGCGCGCTCGCGAGGAGCGCCGCCACGAGATACGCGAGCGTGAGCGTGACCGGCAGCGTCCCCACGACGAAGATCACGGTGGTGCGGAGCGCGCGCCAGAAGGACGGGTTTTCCAGCGCGCGGGCGTAATTGTCGAACCCGACCCATCGCACGAGATCGGGACGGAGCGGGTTGTACGACAGGAAGCTCAGCGCGAGCGCGTAGAGGAGCGGGAAGATCCCGAGCACCGCGAAGAAGAAGAGCCACGGCGCGAGCCCTGGGGATGGGGCGCGCCGGGCCCTCACGGCAGGGTCGAGTGGGTCGAGAGAATCGCGT
Protein-coding sequences here:
- a CDS encoding sugar ABC transporter permease encodes the protein MRARRAPSPGLAPWLFFFAVLGIFPLLYALALSFLSYNPLRPDLVRWVGFDNYARALENPSFWRALRTTVIFVVGTLPVTLTLAYLVAALLASARRAQGFFRAAIFFPATLSMVVISLVFKSLYAEEGLLNGWLASAGLPRVHWLQDPSLALPSIMLMDVWASVGYYAILILAARKTLPDEQLEAARLEGISRLRVERKIVLPHVRPVLLFVVLLNTIRSFQIFIEPFVLTRGGPLESTLTLVYYLYERAFYHFQMGYASALAFLLLVLVGLILLVQRRLLGRGSAEAAA